Proteins from a single region of Budorcas taxicolor isolate Tak-1 chromosome 11, Takin1.1, whole genome shotgun sequence:
- the LOC128056746 gene encoding biliverdin reductase A-like, protein MNTEPERKFGVVAVGVGRAGFVRIWDLRNPHASSAFLNLIGFVPRRELGSIDEVPQISLEDALSSQEVEVAFICSESSSHEDYIRQFLNAGKHVLVEYPMTPSWVAAKDLWELAEQKGKVLHEEHVELLMEEFAFLKKEVVGKDLLKGSLLFTAAPLEEERFGFPAFSGISRLTWLVCLFGELSLVSATLEERKEDQYVKMTVCLETENKSPLTWTEEKAPGLKRRLSFHFRSGSLENMPNVGINKNIFLKDQNIFVQKLLGQFSEEELAAEKKRILHCLWLAGEIQKHCCLKQ, encoded by the coding sequence ATGAACACAGAGCCCGAGAGGAAGTTTGGCGTGGTGGCGGTCGGCGTTGGCAGAGCCGGCTTCGTACGGATCTGGGACCTGCGGAATCCACACGCTTCCTCAGCGTTCCTGAACCTGATTGGCTTCGTGCCCAGACGAGAGCTGGGGAGCATTGACGAGGTGCCGCAAATTTCTCTGGAAGATGCTCTTTCCAGTCAAGAGGTCGAGGTTGCTTTTATCTGCAGTGAGAGCTCTAGCCACGAGGACTACATCAGGCAATTCCTGAATGCTGGAAAGCATGTCCTTGTGGAATACCCCATGACACCATCTTGGGTGGCAGCTAAGGACCTGTGGGAGTTGGCCGAGCAGAAAGGGAAAGTCTTGCATGAGGAGCATGTTGAACTCTTGATGGAGGAGTTTGCATTCCTGAAGAAAGAAGTGGTGGGGAAGGACCTGCTGAAAGGGTCTCTCCTCTTCACAGCTGCCCCATTGGAAGAAGAGCGGTTTGGCTTCCCTGCATTCAGCGGCATCTCTCGCCTGACCTGGCTGGTCTGCCTCTTCGGGGAGCTTTCTCTCGTGTCGGCCACTTTGGAAGAGCGAAAGGAAGACCAGTATGTGAAGATGACCGTGTGCTTGGAGACAGAGAACAAAAGCCCGCTGACCTGGACTGAAGAGAAAGCACCTGGCCTAAAGCGACGTTTAAGCTTCCATTTCAGATCTGGGTCCCTGGAGAATATGCCCAACGTAGGCATCAATAAGAATATTTTCCTGAAAGATCAGAATATATTTGTCCAGAAACTCCTGGGCCAGTTCTCAGAAGAGGAGCTGGCTGCCGAGAAGAAACGCATCCTGCACTGCCTGTGGCTCGCAGGAGAGATCCAGAAACACTGCTGCTTGAAGCAGTGA